The DNA segment TCAAAAAACTGATGAAAAGATAACGCCGCAATTAATGGCCTTATGGTACAAGGACTTTGCGAAACTCCTAAGGACAACCCAATTATAACAGAATGTGATACAATCCCAAGCTCCAACACCTGCACGCACACACGTGTGTACACATGTTAATATTATCTCCACTACCCACAATAGTATctacttttttttcattataataaataaataaataaaaaacaataataattttaaaatttaatcttattatCATCATATAATCgtatagatgaaaaaaaattaatattatcctGAAATTAGTGGAGTAATAAAGagttaattgattaaattagtTGCCTGAGAAACGACGACGTGTCGAACGTCAGTATCTTCTCCATCTTCGATGTGGGAGTGGGAGTGTCCGTGGGAGTGGGAGTGGGAGTGGGAGTGGGCGTGGACCTGTTCCTTGATGTTGCCAATGCCATGACATGCATCATTGCCATGAGGATGGTTATGTCTATGATGTGCAGCATGTGCATGCATCCCCACGATGTGCATTCCGCCGCTTTCTTCTTCCCCAAACACCTTCCCATTCCCACCGGGTTCGGATGAGCCGACCCGTACTGGTTCTTCGGAGGGGGCGCGGTTCATCCCCTGCTTGCGCTCGTAGTATTGCGTTCCCACGAAATCTAGGAGGAGCGTGAGGAGCGCGGCCAACATGGCGAAGAAACCGGTGAAGGGAAACTTGGACCACGGGAACGCTGGCAGGCACGGGTGGCGAAGTGCCTTGGTGGCGTCGGAGAGCATGTGCACGAATCCGGTGGCGAGAATGACGCCGGCGGCGAAGGCCTTGGCAGCGACGAAGAGGTTGCCGTCGGTGCGGAGGAAGCGGCGGTGTTTTCCGATGAGCGGGATGGCGATCCCGGCCATGCCGGAGAGGAGAATGGAAGCGATGGCGACGAACTTGAGAACCAATGCGGCTGATTCATCTCGGCATAGCTCCAACTCCGCGCCTCCGCAACTTGAGTTCGTCATCGATTCCCGAAGGTTCTGGAAGAAGGACGACGAAGCTTCTAATTGGAAAAAAGCACCGTCTCAAgagtttagaaaataaataatcgaTTCATTATATTAACCTATAACTAAGGATAGAACTTGCAAATAGGTAGGGTGGGTGGATTGAGAGCGAGCATAAGTTTTAcctgatgatgaagatgagaaGAGAGGAGTTTTTCCAACGAGTTGCTGGAGCAGTGGCCAGagatcctaaaataaaaaagagagaaaaaagaagaatcgtCATCGGTTACATCGAAAGTGGAAGGggaataaagagagagagagagcaagaaCAGAGGAAAGCGGAAGAAACCTCGGTAAAAATCATGGGAGTGAGACAAAATTGTTGGGGGAAAAGAGGGGGGAGGCTTGTTGTGGTTGTAGGATGAGGAGAGAAACTAGAATCGATTAATAAAGTGAAGAGGATTGGGAATTGGGATTTGGAGGTGATGAATGCTAGGAATGGCATCAAGGAAAGGAAGCGTGTTGGCGAAATGAAGAAGAGTGTCGTCATATCCAAGAGAGTAAGCGGTGGATGCTTCTTCGCTTCGGACTTTTAGCAATCAAATCAGCTCTAAGTGTCGACATTCTTGCATCACCTgtctgtttctctctctctctctctatatattactACCTGATGCTTTCGTCTTTTATTCTGCTTACGCCGCTCACGGATagtaatacaaaatacaaagcCTActtggttatatttttattctaatttgtaAGATTATTCttacttttcctttttatatattttattatttattaacatcaaatatcaatcacgttatatatatatataataaattatatttttaatccttaaatttattttatatttataaatttgggTCCTTAAACTTTCTATGTCAGTATCTCTGagctttttattaataattttttgtttgtgattttttatttgatttacacAGATGTGTGCTTTTTATTTGGTTTGCtttgaattgaatttaaatttaaaatataatatttttttgtgcctaaaagataatagaaaatatttagatcttttaaataaagttatttacataatttatgaaaatttttaattgtcaaaaaaataataaaaataacatcacgttattatttaatgtttaaaataaacaaaaacattagacGGAAAAATGTTTTGGAACATTCCCAAAAATTCAAGGATGAAAACTATAAATGTTAAAaagtttgaaaactaaaaatatagtttatattatattattttaaagttatatatgtatatatattatgttaacaataaataaaatcatatttataattgttaaagcatttgtttaatttattaatttaactatGACTGCTTTTTTAACATTAGAACTAGGGCATCTATGCATGATACAACCACTAATTTCCAGACTTCCACTCCGCATGGTATCATTATGACAATCCCACCTCCCTTCTTTGACTGTTTCTGCtccattcaataataataataataataataaaacagtaataaaaataaaaagaaaagaattatgTTTACTAATTTTTTAGGACACAGGTAAccgttaattatttatttattttgactgCGACATTATTTTTTGTAAGAGATCGTAAACATCAAGTTCCATGCCACACGACATTATTATAATTGTCACTGTTTTCCCTCTTACTTCAAACCAAGTTGGCGGTGATGATTGGTCATTGGATGAAAATGCTAACCAGTGTTTTCGTAAAGAATACAAAATAGAAATTTTTCTATACAGAAAATacggtaatttttttttattgaaaatataatgattttccctgatttttaattcaaatctttaataaaatatatatttattaatttcttaattattctctgCTTAACAAGATTCTAGTACATCTTtgacttaattttaatatttatccacaacttttttaatttttaacaaattttacactcaattttttaatttagcgtattttatttttaagttttaaaatcttGTGATTTTTATCTCCTATCATAACATAATTTCACTTTTTACCtctaacttattattttttttagtaacttttatcccctatttttttaaatttttttaacgaaTTTTACCTTAATTTTCTAACAAATTCTATCCTCAAtgagaaagaataaaatt comes from the Glycine soja cultivar W05 chromosome 6, ASM419377v2, whole genome shotgun sequence genome and includes:
- the LOC114414816 gene encoding zinc transporter 4, chloroplastic-like isoform X1, which gives rise to MTTLFFISPTRFLSLMPFLAFITSKSQFPILFTLLIDSSFSPHPTTTTSLPPLFPQQFCLTPMIFTEDLWPLLQQLVGKTPLFSSSSSEASSSFFQNLRESMTNSSCGGAELELCRDESAALVLKFVAIASILLSGMAGIAIPLIGKHRRFLRTDGNLFVAAKAFAAGVILATGFVHMLSDATKALRHPCLPAFPWSKFPFTGFFAMLAALLTLLLDFVGTQYYERKQGMNRAPSEEPVRVGSSEPGGNGKVFGEEESGGMHIVGMHAHAAHHRHNHPHGNDACHGIGNIKEQVHAHSHSHSHSHGHSHSHIEDGEDTDVRHVVVSQVLELGIVSHSVIIGLSLGVSQSPCTIRPLIAALSFHQFFEGFALGGCISQAQFKASSATIMACFFALTTPLGVGIGMAISSGYNPYSPGALIAEGILDSLSSGILVYMALVDLIAADFLSKRMSCNFRLQILSYCMLFLGAGLMSSLAIWA
- the LOC114414816 gene encoding zinc transporter 4, chloroplastic-like isoform X2, which encodes MTTLFFISPTRFLSLMPFLAFITSKSQFPILFTLLIDSSFSPHPTTTTSLPPLFPQQFCLTPMIFTEDLWPLLQQLVGKTPLFSSSSSASSSFFQNLRESMTNSSCGGAELELCRDESAALVLKFVAIASILLSGMAGIAIPLIGKHRRFLRTDGNLFVAAKAFAAGVILATGFVHMLSDATKALRHPCLPAFPWSKFPFTGFFAMLAALLTLLLDFVGTQYYERKQGMNRAPSEEPVRVGSSEPGGNGKVFGEEESGGMHIVGMHAHAAHHRHNHPHGNDACHGIGNIKEQVHAHSHSHSHSHGHSHSHIEDGEDTDVRHVVVSQVLELGIVSHSVIIGLSLGVSQSPCTIRPLIAALSFHQFFEGFALGGCISQAQFKASSATIMACFFALTTPLGVGIGMAISSGYNPYSPGALIAEGILDSLSSGILVYMALVDLIAADFLSKRMSCNFRLQILSYCMLFLGAGLMSSLAIWA